One region of Fragaria vesca subsp. vesca linkage group LG4, FraVesHawaii_1.0, whole genome shotgun sequence genomic DNA includes:
- the LOC101297637 gene encoding uncharacterized protein LOC101297637, which translates to MDNVVVTVVNYVGKSCSSTSVVVDDCAEMIDENDYLGDAFKDGPQKFFLSDEWGSYLSHAGQKFESIADFRDKLRKFAVQSGFHYVLSRNDSIYVNVVCVNRDVDHCGWEVLGSIASINQCFYITRFNNVHTCRGMIRNRSHRQLGSKIVRTCIESTVCLNLGLKPREIMSNFKSTYGYEISYKVASRAKKRCVEKMYGSECDSFSMLSWFREAVLETNPGSSVVLEVDESTERFKRVFVAYAGQIQGFKFSLPVLYVDGAFGKSKYKG; encoded by the coding sequence ATGGATAATGTAGTAGTGACAGTAGTCAACTATGTCGGGAAAAGTTGTTCATCAACTAGTGTAGTGGTTGATGATTGTGCTGAGATGATAGATGAGAATGACTATCTAGGAGATGCTTTTAAGGATGGACCTCAGAAGTTTTTTTTGTCGGATGAATGGGGTTCATATTTGTCACATGCTGGGCAGAAGTTTGAGAGCATTGCAGATTTTAGAGATAAACTGAGGAAGTTTGCTGTTCAAAGTGGTTTCCATTATGTGCTATCTAGGAATGATTCAATTTACGTTAATGTTGTTTGTGTAAATCGTGATGTTGACCACTGTGGCTGGGAAGTACTTGGATCTATTGCTTCTATTAATCAGTGCTTTTACATTACGCGGTTTAATAATGTTCATACATGCAGAGGTATGATAAGGAATCGTTCTCATCGGCAATTAGGGTCTAAAATTGTTAGGACCTGCATTGAGTCTACTGTCTGTCTGAATCTTGGTTTGAAGCCCCGTGAGATTATGAGCAATTTCAAGTCCACTTATGGTTATGAAATTAGTTATAAGGTTGCTTCAAGAGCAAAAAAAAGGTGTGTGGAAAAGATGTATGGCTCGGAATGTGATTCGTTTTCTATGTTAAGCTGGTTTAGGGAAGCTGTGTTGGAGACTAATCCCGGTTCTTCAGTTGTTCTTGAAGTTGATGAGAGTACCGAGAGGTTTAAAAGGGTTTTTGTAGCTTATGCCGGCCAAATTCAGGGTTTCAAGTTCAGCCTACCTGTTTTATATGTTGATGGTGCCTTTGGAAAGAGCAAATACAAGGGGTAG
- the LOC101297929 gene encoding probable pectinesterase/pectinesterase inhibitor 21-like: MGGNDRHGKKKKIAIISVSALILVAMVVAVAVGVTKSHKGGNDEKKPATTSKAIETVCQPTDYKETCQNALSEKAGNVTDPKELVKIGFQIAIEKLQEVINNSDTLKEIAKDNLGNQALQNCRELIEYSIDDLKRSADKIGPFEVTKLKEYVEDLKVWLSASLQYEQTCLDGFDNTPGEAGAKMKNFLKTSQELTKNALAMATEIGNLFRTSSLKSQRRLLADTPMDPKKAPKIIPSWIEGRKLDIATANPISLKPDVIVAKDGSGKYKTVNEALKDIPKDNVLKTFVIYIKEGVYSEQVVLDKHMTNVMFIGDGPTKTKITGNKNYADGVQTFKTATVAVIGDYFIAKDIGFENTAGARGHQAVALRVQSDLSIFYNCQIDGYQDTLYTQTHRQFYRDCIISGTIDFIFGDAAAVFQNCKMIVRKPGPNQSCMVTAQGRLDKREPTGIVLQNCTISGEKGFDAATTMAYLGRPWKMYSRTIVMQSQIDNVINPLGWMEWTGTTNHETSWFGEFSNRGLGAATNQRVKWYKLATPEEAGAFAPGSILLGDKWIMPSGVPYVAGMMRV, from the exons ATGGGCGGAAATGACCGACACGGCAAGAAGAAGAAGATCGCCATCATTAGCGTGTCGGCGTTGATTCTGGTGGCCATGGTGGTTGCTGTGGCTGTTGGGGTCACCAAAAGCCATAAAGGCGGAAATGACGAGAAGAAACCAGCCACAACCTCTAAGGCAATCGAAACCGTCTGCCAACCAACAGATTACAAGGAAACCTGCCAGAATGCCCTATCTGAAAAAGCCGGCAACGTCACCGACCCAAAAGAGCTTGTAAAGATAGGTTTCCAGATCGCCATAGAGAAACTCCAAGAGGTGATCAATAACTCTGACACCTTAAAAGAGATTGCCAAGGATAATCTGGGAAACCAGGCACTTCAAAACTGCAGGGAGCTCATTGAGTACTCCATTGACGATCTAAAGAGGTCAGCTGACAAGATCGGCCCGTTCGAAGTGACCAAGCTCAAAGAGTACGTTGAAGACCTTAAGGTGTGGCTTAGTGCCTCCCTACAATACGAACAGACTTGCTTGGATGGGTTCGACAATACCCCTGGTGAAGCCGGGGCTAAAATGAAGAACTTTTTAAAGACATCACAAGAACTCACCAAGAATGCACTCGCTATGGCCACTGAAATCGGCAACCTCTTCAGAACCAGCAGCCTTAAAAGCCAACGTCGTCTCTTGGCAGATACTCCTATGGACCCAAAGAAGGCGCCTAAGATCATACCTTCATGGATTGAAGGACGCAAGCTCGACATCGCCACTGCCAATCCCATCTCCCTTAAGCCTGACGTTATAGTCGCCAAGGACGGAAGCGGAAAATACAAGACTGTCAATGAGGCGCTCAAGGATATCCCTAAGGATAACGTTCTAAAGACGTTTGTGATCTACATCAAGGAGGGTGTGTACAGTGAGCAGGTGGTTCTGGACAAGCACATGACCAATGTCATGTTCATCGGTGATGGCCCTACCAAGACCAAGATCACCGGTAACAAGAACTATGCCGATGGTGTCCAAACGTTCAAAACCGCAACTGTCG CTGTGATCGGAGATTACTTCATTGCTAAGGACATAGGATTTGAGAACACTGCTGGAGCCAGAGGACACCAAGCCGTGGCACTGCGTGTTCAATCCGACCTGTCCATCTTCTACAACTGCCAGATAGACGGTTACCAAGATACTCTCTACACCCAGACCCACAGGCAATTCTACCGCGACTGCATTATCTCTGGAACAATCGACTTCATCTTTGGTGACGCAGCAGCTGTGTTTCAGAACTGTAAGATGATCGTCAGGAAACCTGGCCCAAATCAGAGTTGCATGGTCACTGCCCAAGGAAGGCTTGATAAGCGCGAGCCTACCGGTATTGTCCTCCAAAATTGCACCATCAGCGGTGAAAAAGGCTTTGACGCGGCCACCACAATGGCCTACTTGGGTAGGCCATGGAAAATGTACTCCAGAACCATCGTGATGCAGTCCCAGATCGATAACGTCATTAACCCCTTAGGTTGGATGGAGTGGACTGGTACCACCAACCATGAAACAAGCTGGTTCGGAGAGTTCTCTAACAGGGGACTTGGTGCGGCTACCAACCAGAGGGTGAAGTGGTACAAGTTGGCCACCCCTGAAGAAGCCGGTGCATTCGCACCTGGCAGTATTCTTTTGGGTGATAAGTGGATCATGCCCAGTGGTGTGCCATATGTGGCCGGAATGATGCGGGTATAA
- the LOC101292205 gene encoding probable pectinesterase/pectinesterase inhibitor 21-like — protein sequence MTGDDRHGKKKKIAIIGVSAIILVAMVVAVAVGVTKSKGHKEDNTPATSSKAIEAVCQPTDFKDTCKTTLAANAGNVTDPKELIKVAMKIATDKLQEVVDNSQTMHEVVKDPLGDQALQNCKELIQYSINDIKKAFGNMGPFDVSKVKNYVKELENWLSASVSYEQTCLDGFNSVKGDAGDKMKNFLKQSQELTKNGLAMISEISKLMGGAIDIKPQRRLLADGDSSKTSPSWIDGRKLDLATASASSLKPDVVVAQDGSGKYKTVGEALKDIPKESPKTFVIYIKEGEYKEHVVLEKEMKNVMFIGDGPTKTKITGDKNFADGTHPFRTATVVVIGDYFIAKDMGFENSAGAKGHQAMALRVQSDQSIFYNCQMDGYQNTLFTQTYRQFYRDCTISGAVDIIFGDAAVVFQNCKMIIRKPEGDDKATVTAQERSDKRQPTAIVFQNSTISADKEYKDKTAFLGRPAHTYSRTVVMQSQIDDVISPEGWTPWTGQSNTEECWFGEFSNRGSGSATNKRVSWFKMVTRDQADEFSASSLLFGENWIKPSGVPYEAGLMRV from the exons ATGACCGGAGATGACCGTCACGGCAAGAAGAAGAAGATCGCCATCATCGGCGTGTCGGCGATAATCTTGGTGGCCATGGTGGTTGCTGTGGCTGTTGGGGTCACCAAAAGCAAAGGCCATAAGGAAGACAACACACCAGCCACATCCTCCAAGGCCATCGAAGCTGTCTGCCAACCAACGGACTTCAAGGACACTTGCAAGACCACATTGGCTGCAAACGCCGGCAACGTAACCGATCCGAAGGAGCTCATCAAGGTAGCGATGAAGATCGCCACGGATAAACTCCAAGAGGTGGTGGACAACTCCCAGACCATGCACGAGGTCGTCAAGGACCCACTAGGCGACCAGGCCCTTCAGAACTGCAAGGAGCTCATTCAGTACTCCATCAACGATATCAAAAAAGCATTCGGGAATATGGGCCCCTTCGATGTAAGCAAGGTCAAAAACTATGTCAAAGAACTAGAGAACTGGCTCAGCGCCTCCGTAAGCTACGAGCAGACATGCTTGGATGGGTTCAACAGCGTTAAAGGTGATGCCGGAGACAAAATGAAGAACTTCTTGAAGCAATCACAGGAACTCACCAAGAACGGACTAGCCATGATTAGTGAAATCAGCAAACTCATGGGAGGTGCCATCGACATCAAACCCCAACGTCGTCTCTTGGCTGATGGTGATTCTTCTAAGACCAGCCCATCATGGATTGACGGACGCAAGCTCGACCTCGCCACCGCCAGTGCCAGCTCCCTCAAACCCGACGTGGTGGTAGCCCAAGACGGAAGCGGAAAGTATAAGACCGTCGGCGAGGCTCTCAAGGATATCCCCAAGGAGAGTCCAAAGACGTTTGTGATCTACATCAAGGAGGGTGAGTACAAGGAGCATGTGGTGCTTGAAAAGGAGATGAAGAATGTCATGTTCATCGGTGATGGCCCTACCAAGACTAAGATCACCGGTGACAAGAACTTTGCCGATGGTACCCATCCATTCAGAACCGCAACTGTCG TTGTGATCGGAGACTACTTCATCGCAAAGGACATGGGATTCGAGAACTCAGCCGGAGCCAAAGGACACCAAGCCATGGCACTGCGTGTTCAATCCGACCAGTCCATCTTCTATAACTGCCAGATGGATGGTTACCAAAACACTCTCTTCACCCAGACCTACAGGCAATTCTACCGCGACTGCACCATCTCAGGAGCCGTGGACATCATCTTCGGTGACGCAGCCGTCGTGTTCCAGAACTGCAAGATGATCATCAGGAAGCCCGAAGGAGATGACAAGGCCACGGTCACTGCCCAAGAAAGGAGCGACAAGCGCCAGCCTACCGCCATCGTCTTCCAAAACAGCACCATCAGCGCCGACAAAGAATACAAGGACAAAACGGCCTTCTTGGGCAGGCCAGCACACACCTACTCCAGGACCGTCGTGATGCAATCCCAGATCGATGATGTCATCAGCCCCGAGGGCTGGACACCATGGACTGGCCAAAGCAACACTGAGGAATGCTGGTTCGGCGAGTTCTCAAACAGGGGATCCGGTTCGGCCACCAACAAGAGGGTGAGCTGGTTTAAGATGGTCACCCGCGATCAAGCCGACGAGTTTTCCGCAAGCAGTCTTCTGTTCGGTGAAAACTGGATCAAGCCCAGCGGTGTGCCATATGAGGCTGGACTGATGCGTGTGTAA